Proteins co-encoded in one Rattus rattus isolate New Zealand chromosome 5, Rrattus_CSIRO_v1, whole genome shotgun sequence genomic window:
- the Ddb2 gene encoding DNA damage-binding protein 2 isoform X3 has translation MAPKKCPETQKSPDVAVLLKSKSRRSPQELEPEAKKLCVQGPVSSRKCESCCLLAELSSLQIPPRSSSIVRDLYQQKLGKATWPSLQQGLQKSFLHSLASYRVFQKAAPFDRRTTSLAWHPTHPSTLAVGSKGGDIMIWNFGIKDKPIFLKGIGAGGSITGLKFNHLNTNQFFASSMEGTTRLQDFKGNILRIYTSSNSCKVWFCSLDVSAKSRVVVTGDNMGHVILMNTDGKELWNLRMHKKKVAHVALNPCCDWLLATASIDQTVKIWDLRQIKGKDSFLYSLPHRHPVNSACFSPDGARLLTTDQNNEIRVYSASQWDSPLSLISHPHRHFQHLTPIKLNEFNPMGDTLASTMGYHILIWSPEEDGSLKDHERL, from the exons ATGGCTCCCAAGAAATGCCCAGAAACCCAGAAGTCCCCCGACGTTGCGGTGCTCCTCAAGAGCAAAAGCCGCAGAAGTCCTCAGGAGCTGGAGCCCGAAGCCAAGAAGCTGTGTGTGCAGGGTCCCG TTTCTAGCAGGAAATGTGAGTCGTGCTGCCTTCTGGCAGAGTTGTCCAGCTTGCAGATCCCTCCGCGGAGCAGCAGCATTGTCCGGGATCTTTACCAGCAGAAGTTGGGCAAAGCCACCTGGCCGTCACTACAGCAG GgtctccagaagtcctttttgcACTCTCTAGCTTCTTACCGGGTATTCCAAAAAGCTGCCCCCTTTGACAGGAGGACAACGTCCTTGGCATGGCACCCGACTCATCCCAGTACCCTGGCTGTGGGCTCCAAAGGGGGAGATATTATGATCTGGAACTTTGGCATAAAGGACAAACCCATCTTCCTTAAAGGG ATTGGAGCTGGAGGAAGCATCACTGGGCTGAAGTTTAATCATCTCAATACCAACCAGTTTTTTGCCTCCTCAATGGAGGGAACAACCAGGCTGCAGGATTTTAAAGGCAACATTCTCAGAATTTATACCAGCTCAAACTCTTGCAA GGTCTGGTTTTGCAGCCTTGATGTTTCTGCCAAGAGCCGAGTGGTGGTTACAGGAGACAATATGGGACACGTGATCCTGATGAACACAGATGGCAAGGAG CTTTGGAACCTCAGGATGCACAAAAAGAAAGTAGCCCACGTGGCCCTGAACCCCTGCTGTGATTGGCTTCTGGCCACAGCCTCCATAGATCAAACAGTGAAAATTTGGGACCTGCGCCAAATTAAAGGGAAAGACAGCTTCCTCTACTCACTGCCTCACAGGCATCCTGTCAATTCAG CTTGTTTTAGCCCCGATGGAGCTCGGCTCCTGACTACTGACCAGAACAATGAGATTCGGGTTTACTCTGCCTCCCAGTGGGATAGCCCCCTGAGTCTGATCTCCCACCCTCACCGCCATTTTCAGCACCTCACACCCATCAAG